The following nucleotide sequence is from Chloracidobacterium validum.
GCTTGTCAAGAACCGTTTCTGCATCAGTCGAAACTGCGGGTGGCGATTGTGGTGAAACCACATCGCTCGGCACCGTGGACTTGCGCGAAATGGTCACGTCACTCGGATTTGGCGCCATGGCCGGTGATGGCGCCAACGTTGCGGCCTCGAAGCGATCCACGGCTGCGCCTGGTGCTAAACGGGCTTCCGGCTGCTCTATGAAATCAAAGCGAACCTTGGGCCCGCCAACCCCAAACTCGATGACATCCGCATGCTTGAGGCGGACTTCGGTAATGCGGCTGCCATTGTGGTAGGTGCCATTGCTAGAGCCAACGTCGCGCAAGAGGTAGCTGCTCCCCTCATGCACGATTTGCGCATGTCGTGTCGAAGCAAGCTGATCCTGGAGCGCCAGTGGCAGCGAGCTGTTTGGATCACGCCCAATGGTGGCTGGGAAGGCGGTGAGCTTGACGCTTTCGCCTTTGCGTAGCCCAGAAAGAAAGACTGCCTCAAGTCCGATCACCATAGGCGATTGGGTCTCCGTTGAAGGGGTGCCGGCCACTGTAGCCAAGGTATTTTCTGGGACAGGCGCAAGTGGTTTGAATGGCGTGCCACAAGCTTTGCAAAACTTAGCATCGTCACGATTCAGCGCCCCACAATTTGGACAAATCATGACTTCTTGCCTCTCACCAGTGAAATCACCGTGCCTAGATTAGTTCTGGCGCAAGGTCTTGACCTGCTCCGTTAGCTTAGGAACGACCTCAAACAAGTCGCCAACAATGCCATAGTCGGCAATCTTGAAAATCGGCGCTTCGGGGTCTTTGTTGATCGCCACAATGAACTTTGAGGACGACATGCCAGCGAGGTGTTGAATCGCACCGGAGATGCCACAGGCGATATACAGTGTTGGGCTGACTGTTTTGCCAGTCTGCCCGACTTGGTGTGAGTGATCAACCCAGCCGGCATCCACGACAGCGCGCGACGCGCCGGCCGCGCCACCCAGGGCATCGGCCAAGTTCTGAATCAGGTAGTAGTTTTCAGGTCCCTTGATGCCCCGTCCGCCAGAGACAATGATACTGGCTTCGGTGAGCTCGATCTTACCTTTGGCCGCAGCCAAGATATCCGTCACCCTCGCCTGGGGCGCATCCACAATCGTTGCGCCAATGGACCTGACTTCGGCCGTGCGGCTGGTGTCCGGCGCGGCAGCCGGGAACACATTCGGGCGCAGCGTGGCAAAGGCCGGCGACCGGCGGAATGTCACCGTGGCAAAGGCCTTGCCCGCATAGACCGGGCGGACGACGGTTAGCACGCCGTTTTCAACCTGTGTTTCAACGACATCCGAGGCTAGTCCGACATCCAGCCGAGCCGCGACCCGTGGCGCCAAATCTTTGCCCATCGCCGTTGCCGGAGCCAACACGACAGCCGGCTGTGCTGTGTGAATCGCCTCCACAAGCACTTTGGCGTAGCCGTCCGTTGAGTATTTTGCCAACGGTGCAACATCCGCGACATAAACCGTGCTGGCGCCATAGTGCGCGGCTTCACCGGCCAGGTGCCCGATAGTTGAACCGATAACCACCGCACTCAGTGGCTGTCCCAGCTTTTCGGCGAGACGTGCCCCTTCCGATAGGGCTTCATACGTTGCTTTCTTGAATGCACCATCGCGCTGCTCAGCAAAAACCAAAACTCCATTCGCCATACCTAAAATCTCCTCAGAAAAACACAAATCCAGCCAACCAGAGGCATCGGGGGAACCCAGGACGGCCTTCCAGGATGTGCGTCAGTGGTTATGCCACCAAAGTTATGCCACCAGCCTGCCGTGCGCTACACCAACGCGCCGCACTAGATGACTTTGACTTCACTTTGCAGCGCTGACAACAGCTCACTGGCTTGTTGCCCAGGATCGCCCGTGATTTTGCGTCCTGCCTGGCGCGGCGGCGGTAAGCGAAGCGCCAGCGTGGTCAGTCCGGCCGCTTCTGGCCCGACGTCAGCCGCGGATAGCCCAAAATCAGCTAAACTTTTCGTTACCAAAGGCTTTTTCTTAGCCTGCATGATGCTTTGCAGTTTTGGATAGCGCGGCTCATTGAGACCCTTCTGAGCGCCAATGACCGCCGGAAGCACCGTTTCAACGACTTCGATACCGCCTTCAATCTCTCGTTCAGCGCGCAGCCGTCCGTCGCCGACTTCAAGCTTCGTGACGACTGTGACCTGTGGCCAGCCAAGTTTTTCGGCAACAATGGCGTGGACTTGCTGGTTGTCGCCGCCAACCCCATGTTTGCCAAAGAAAACGATGTCGGGCGTCAGCGCCTTGAGTGCCGCCGCCAAGGTTTTGCCGACGCAGAGGGGGTCATCGGTTGCGATACCAGCACTCGAAATGTGAATGGCTTCGTCGGCGCCACGCGCCAGGGCCTCGCGCAGGAGATTCGGTACCTCGTCGCCACCGAGCGACAGGGCAATTACCTGCCCACCTTTGGACTCCTTGAGTCGAACGGCTTCTTCAAGCGCGAATTCGTCGTAGGGGCTAATGATGAACTTCACATCCGTCCGCTCGATTGAGCAACCGTCGGCCGCAATTTTAATGCGGGTGTCGGTTTCCGGTACGGCTTTGATACAAACAGTAATTTTCACAGGAAAGCCTCCAATCATGATAGCGGCGAGCCACGTCTGCTAGCCAGCAGCTTGGTGGGAAAACGCACATATAGCACGCGGTTTCCATAACTGGCAACCGTCTCAATCAGCGTGGCGCTCAGCGAGTCTGTCCAAGGCTAAACAGTTGCTCTCCGCTCAGATAGGGCTTCGGCCACCAGCGCCGTAATCTCGTGATGGACATCCGCCACGCGAACACCGGCGGCCCGGAGCGCTTCGACCTTTTGGCGCGGACTTCCCATGCCTTGTTCCATGATGGCCCCGGCATGCCCAAAGGTAATCCCTGACGGCATGGCGTCGGCAAATTTTCCAGCAATGAAAGCGATGAGCGGTTTCGTGAACCCCCCGGCTTTGACCAACTCTGCCGCTTGTTCTTCATACACGCCACCCGGCTCGCCAAACATCACGACGGCGTCGGTGTCTGGATCGGACTCAAAGAGCGGCAGTAAGTCGGCGAAGGTCGAGCAGGCGATGACATCCCCGCCAACGCTCAGGGCCGTGCTGATACCGAATCCGGCCTGGCACAGCACCCAAGCCGTCTCGCTGGTCATCGAGCCAGACTTGCTGACAATGCCAATGCGTCCTGGCTTGAACTGGAAGTCTGGATTTGTTCCGCCGATGGGGCCAAGCTTGCACTTGCCTGGCGTCAAAATCCCAACCGAGGTTGGACCGACCACCCGCGCGCCTTTGCTGACCGCGTAGGAATACAAGTCTGCCGTGTCGTGAACCGGAACGCGCTCCGTGATGATGTTGATCAGCCGGATACCGTTGCTAATGGCTTCGATGGCAGCGTCCTTGGCCGAAAGTGGCGGCACGTAAACGAGCGATGTGTTGATTGTTGGATGGGCCGCCAGCGCCTGCTTGAAGGTATCGTAAACCGGCACGCCGTGGACGACTTCGCCCCCCTTGCCCGGCGTCACGCCGGCCAGCACCTTCGTGCCGTAGCGCAGCATCTCGTTGGTGACAAATGAACCCTCTCGACCGGTGATGCCCTGTACGACAACGTGTGTGTTCTCATCAACCAAGATACCCATATATGCCTCTTCTGATGTGTCGTCTCCTGAGTGACTCTCCTGAGTGACTGCCTCACGCTCGCCGTGTCGAATCTGGGCTTAGCAGTTCAGGCTGCGTAGCTTGTTTTTATACTCCTCACTTTTTTGAATGACGATTTTGGCGCTTTCGGTCATCGGCATTTCCGGGCCAAAGATGGTCATATCCAAGTGGAGTTCCTCGCGCGCGCGCTCAAGCGCTGCCCGGGCCTCATCCCAGCCTGGGCCGCCACGCCGGACGACAATCGGAAATGGTGGGCGAATGGCTCTGAGTCCAGCAATGAAGCCTTCCATCGTGATGTCCACACGGGTGTTGTTCGCCACCGCCCCCACGTGCCAACAAGCCGTTAGTCCAGGTTTGGAGAGCACCACCCGCGTCAGCTTTTCGACTTTCTCAGCCGGTGGGTTGCCACCATATTCCGTGTAGTTGGCCGGGCGGCCGCCATAGCTGATCAGGGCGTCCATATTGGTGATTGAGCCACCGCCACCGGCGCTCATCATGGCAATATCGCCATCGAGTTCGATGTATTTGCCAGCCACGCCCCGGTAGTCATTCTGGTCAATCAGTTTGGCTTGTAACTCGCGTTCGGTCAGCGGGCGTCCGAGTCCGCCACGCGGTGGATAGTTGAAATCCCGGTGGCGCGTCATGGCGTCATCGTCCAGGATCACAACGGCGTCGGCGGCAAAAAAATTCATTTTAGGCGTTTCGATGACCGGGTTGATTTCAAGCAACCGGATGTCATTCTCACGGAAACAGCGGTAAGCGCGCACCATCAGGTCGGCCATCTTGCGCATGCGCTCCTCACGAAACCCGGCTTCAGCCGCAATCTCGCGCGCTTTCCACTCCGGCAATCCGAAAATGGAGTCAATCGGACGGATGACCGTTTTTTCCGGGTGACGATGCGTGAGTTCCTCGACATCCACGCCACCTTGCTGACTCAAGATCACCACCGGCGCGCGGTGATAGCCGTCAAATGTCAGCGAGAGATAATACTCCCCAACGATGGACAGTCGCTGCTCAACCAGAACGCCAACCGATTCCGAGCCGTGAATCGTGGCGTGCAGGAGGAGTTCTACGGCCAACTCAGCGCCTTCGGCCGTTTTACAGAACCGGATGCCACCGGCCTTGCCGCGTTTACCGGCAAGAACCTGCGCCTTGACGGCAACTTCGCCAACTTCTTCAACAAATGCCTCGATATTTCCAGTGTTTTGCGGGGCATTGATGAAGATACCCTCCGGCACGCGGATGCCATACTTCTTGAAGAGCGACTTGCCTTCGTATTCGTAGAGATTCATGGAACCCACCCCAGATGTACAGTGAATGGCCCGCCCAGGCCGCCAGTGGCAGAAAGGCCGCCTGAGCAACAAGCTGTCCGCCGTGTGCCATAACGCACATAGTCGAGCGTAGCTTTGCCAATTGCTGACCGAACGTCAACTGTTCACTGGACTGGAAGGCTTGTTTTTGTGATTTAGCGGCTGAGGAAGGCTACGTCTGCGCCCAGGGTGAGAAACAAAATCACACTGACGAAGGCATTGGTGGTAAAGAAAGCGGCATCGAGGCGCGACAGGTCGGATGGGCTAACCAGTCGGTGCTGGTGAATGAGCAAGCCGCCCGTTGCGAGCACCCCAACCAACGCGAGCCAGCCGAGTCCGGTCATCCACACAAGACCAACGAGAGCGGCAAACATCGCGGCGTGGAGACCCCGCGCGACCTGCATGGCCCGCGCAATCCCAAGCCACTTCGGAATAGAATGCAGGGTTGGGTGTTGTCGGTCAAAGTCGTAATCCTGGCAGGCGTAAAGAATGTCAAAGCCGGCCGTCCAGAGCAGGACGCAAAGCGCGAGCAGCACGGCCGTGTCGTCGAGTGTTCCCCGGATAGCCACCCAGGCCCCGGCTGGGGCAATGGCCAGGCACCAGCCGAGTACGATGTGGGAAAACGACGTAAAACGCTTGGTGTAGGAATAAAAAAGCACCGAACCAAGCGCAATCGGCGAAAGCCAAAGTGCCAGTGGATTGAGCATCGCAGCGGCCAGAAAGAGCAGCGTGGCGGCCGCCACCGTGAAGCCGGCCACGAAACTTCGGCTCACCAATCGAGCGGGAAGCGCCCGATTGGCCGTCCGCGGATTGGCTGCATCATAGGGTTCATCCACCAGGCGGTTGAAGGCCATGGCGGCACTGCGCGCCCCAACCATCGCGACGGTGATCCAGAGGAGTTGGTCGAGCCGGGGCAGTCCGCGCGCTGCGAGAAACGCCCCTAGAAAAGCAAACGGCAACGCAAACAGCGTGTGCTCGATCTTGATCATCTCGCAGGTCGTTTTGACGTTGCGCAGTACGGTGGACATCATGTCATCCCTCAGCGACCAACCGGCAGGCATACAGATTCAGGGAGGCGTAACCTTATTAATCCGATGCCGAGAGCTTGGCAAGCGAGGTGACCGGAATACCGTCCAACCAGACGATAGGTCGCGCCCAGCGGGCGCCAGCGTTGTCTTGGGCACTGACCGGCACTGGGTAGTTTCAGCGTTTCAAAACGATGCTGGCGATCTGGCTTGGGTCCCCTTTGATGCCAGACTCAGGAATGATCTGTCCGTTGAAGTCGCACTGCGGATCCAGCCAGAGCTTGAGGTTGTGCCGCTGGGCAAACTGACGAACCTCACCAATGGCTTCGTAGCGCGTGACGAAAAACTCGTCCGAGCTTGGTGGAACATAGCGCGCCAGGAATGACATGCCGACTTCTTCGCGCTCGAAAACCGGCAGCGCGTTGCCAAAAACCCGACGGATATCAAGCTGTTGGCCGGCGAGCGGGGCAATCCGTCCGTCTGCCGTGCGAATGCATAGTACGTTGACTCTCTGCGTCATAGCCAGGTCTTTCAAAGAAGAAAGGATTCAAACGAAACGGGGACTGGCGAGGACGGAACCGCCTGGCGGCGGGGATTGGCGAGCAGCGCCCGCCACCGAAGTGGTGCTACTGTGAATGTCGTTCATCGGTCATAAAAACGCTAGAAAAACTTCATTTGACAGAAGTCGTCCGCGAATCGTGAGGCGAAGCCGATCCGGCGTTATCACAACCAGGCCGGCCGCCTGCAAATCATCGAGCACCAAGCGGTAGGCGCTGAGGTCAATCCCATGCTTGGCGCACAGCGGCGCGACCGCTACCCCTTCGTCCAGGCGCAGTCCAAGCATGAGTTCTTCGTGCCAGCGGTCGTGTGCCGAGCGTTGGGTACGGGTTATTACGGCGTGATGGCGCTGCTCGATTTGTGAGCAATAGTCTTCCAGGCGTTCGCTGTTCCAATAGCGCTCATCCCCATCATAGCCGTGCGCTCCGACACCAAAGGCCGCGTAGGGCACGTCAGTCCAGTACTTCAGATTGTGTCGCGCGCGATAGCCTGGGCGCGCGAAGTTTGAAATCTCGTAGGCGTCAAACCCGGCTTGCGTCAAGGTCTCCAGCAACACAAGGTACATTTCGGCGGCCGCGTCCTCATCGAGCGCCGGAAGGCGTCCCGTGGCCAGTTGGCGGGCCAGCGTTGTCTGCGCCTTGACTTCCAGCAGGTAAAGGGAAAGGTGCTCTGGTTCGAGGGCGAGCGCTTCGGTCAGGTTTGCGCGCCAGTCAGACAGGGTTTGCTCAGGGAGTCCGGCAATCAGGTCAAGGCTGATGTTATCGAAGCCAGCGTTTCGCGCGGCCTGGAAGGCGCGCTTGGCGGCTTGTGCGCTGTGGTCGCGTCCGGTGAGTGCCAGATCGCGGTCACTGAAGGACTGGACGCCCAAGCTCAAGCGCGTCACGCCGAGTGCGCGATAGGCTTCCAGGCGATCTGGTTGGGCATCACCGGGATTGATTTCAAGGGTAACTTCAGTGTCGGGAGCAAAGTCGAAGGTGGCTCGGCAGGACTGTAGCACGCGCGCGAGTTGAGATGGCGTGAGGCGGGAAGGGGTCCCGCCACCGACATAGAGCGTATCCGCCTGGCGTGTTGGAAAGGCCAGTGGAACGGTGGCGCAAGCTTCCGCGAAGTGCCGCAACTCTTGTTCAAGTGCCCGGACGTAACGCTCTGCCAGAACGTGGTCATAGCTGCGCGTCACAAAGGCGCAGTAGGTACACTTCGTGACACAAAACGGAAAATGAACGTACACGCCAATCCGAGGCATGGTTTGAGGAGCGTCACCAAGGCTGCCGATGTGGGAGGTGCTTGCCATACGCATGGACAGTTCACGGGCCAAAGCGGTACGGTTCAAACCCATCTGGACACCTTTTGATTTTTAAAACAAGGACAGCTCGTGTAAACGCGAGTTGCCGCCCGACAAGGTTGGTGGGAGCGTATGGAAGCGCTTGATATGCGCCGCTTGTTGCAGGAGACCGGCGCGCTGTTGACCGGCCACTTCCTGTTGAGTTCTGGCTTGCATAGCCCAAACTATGTGCAGTGCGCCCGCTTGCTTCAGTTTCCGACGGTGGCCGAGCCGGTTGGGCAAGCGTTGGGTGCGCGCTTGCAGGCAGTTGGCGGGGAGCCGGATGTCATTGTGGCGCCGGCGATTGGCGGCATCGTGATCGCCCATGAAGTGGCGCGCGCGCTGGGCGTCAGGTGTGTCTTTGTCGAGCGGGAACAAGGCGTGATGACCCTCCGGCGCGGCTTCACGCTCGCGGAGGGCGAGCGCGCGTTCGTCGTCGAGGATGTCGTCACGACCGGTGGTTCAACCCGCGAGACCATGGCCGTGGTGAGCCAGGCTGGGGCGCGGACACTGGCGGTTGGCGCAATCATTGACCGCAGCGGCGGTCAGTCCGGTTTTGAGTTACCCTTTGCGTCCTTGATTGCATTGAGCGTTCCAACTTACCATGCCACAGACTGTCCGTTATGCCAGGCCGGCCTGCCACTCATCAAACCTGGAAGTCGCACCTTCAAAGCCAGCGAGTAACGCCTTATGGAAGCTACATTGCCAACCTCCACCGGCAAGCGGCTCGCGCCAATGCCGCCAGACCAACACTGGTTGTTTGGGAGTTTTCTCCCGGTGCGCAACGACCTGCTGAATTTCTACACGCGCATGTTTCGTGAACTGGGGGACATCATCCGGTTTCGCGGCTTGCCGGGACTGTACTGGCATCTCGTGCTGCACCCGGCCTATGTCGAGCACGTGCTGCTCCGCAATCAGCAAAACTACCGCAAGGGGAAGGTCTTTGACGGCCCCATCGGGTTGATTACCGGCAATGGGCTTCTGACCAGTGACGGTGATTTCTGGCGTCGGCAGCGCAAGCTCATGCAGCCATCGTTTCACCGCCAAGCGCTCACCGGATTTGTCACTACGATGGCCGCGGAAACTGAAACGCTCTTCGCTCGGTGGGATGCTCACGCCCACCGTGGTGAGCCGTTTGATGTTGCCCAGGAGATGGCCGCGTTGACGCTGGGCATTGCCGGACTTACGCTTTTCTCAACGCCCGTTGGGGAATCGGCCGACGCCTTTGGGCAAAACCTGCGAACCGCGTTCGATTTCGTTGGTTTCAAGATGCGTCCAACGCTGCCGGTGCCATTGTGGGTGCCAACGCCGTCGAACCTGCGCTTCAAGGCGGCCCGCCGCCGCCTGGACGCGGTGGTGTATCAAATCATCGAGCGGCGGCGGAAAACCCTCAACCCCCCGCCGGATTTGCTGACGATGCTGATGGCCGCCCGGGATGAAGATACTGGTGAGGCCATGAGCGACCTTCAGCTACGGGATGAAGTCATCACGCTCCTGCTTGCCGGGCATGAAACCACAGCTATTACACTGACCTGGGCATTTTACGTCCTGACCCAGGAGCCGGTCGTTGCGGAGCGTTTGTACGAGGAAGTTCGGTCGGTGCTGCGTGGGGCAGAGGCGACCGTCGAGGACCTCCGGCGCTTGCCGTACACCCGCATGGTGATTGAAGAAACCATGCGGTTATATCCTCCGGCGTGGGGGTTGCCCCGCGAAGCAATCAATGAGGATGAAATCGGCGGCTACTACATCCCAGGGCGGACGCTGGTGGCGCTCAATCAGTTTTTGACCCACCGCCACCCAGATTTTTGGGAAGACCCGGAGCGGTTTGATCCAGAGCGATTTTCACCAGAACGTGCAGTTGGCCGTCCAATGTTTGCCTACTTCCCCTTTGGCGGCGGCCAGCGGGTGTGTATCGGGAGCCAGTTTGCGCTCATGGAAGCGACGCTTGTGCTGGCGATGCTCACGCAGCGTTATCGGTTCAAGCTTGTGCCGGGGCATCCCATCGAGTTCGACACGCTGTTCACGCTCCGGCCTAAGCATGGCGTGCGTGTCATTTGTGAGCGGCGGGCAGGGGAGCCGTCGGCAGCGAATCTTTCGTGATTGGTAGGGGAATCGGATCGCCGCGAAAACGTGGCTGCGTGTCGAGTAAGTAAACATCGAGCACGGCCTTACACCGCGCGCCGTATTCCCTTAGCCGGGTTCGCGCCGAGGCCGACCAAGGAAGGTTGGGCGCACCATAGGCAATCGCCGCGATGCCAAACCGATCACACAGAAACAGCGCGCGATAGACGTGAAACTCGTCTGAAATGATCGTGAAGCGGGACTGCCCAAAAATGTCCCGCGCCCGCACCACGGAGTCCAGGGTACGGCGTCCGGCATAGTCCGCTGTCATGGCAGCGTCTGGAATACCTAACCCGCGCAGCGACTTGCGCATTTCGGTCGGTTCGTCATAGGCCAAGCTTTGGTTTGAACCGCTGAGAATCAGGTGCTGGACTTTGCCAGCGTGGTACAACTCGGCGGCGGCCTGGATGCGGTTTTGAAAGTATGGGTTGAGTCCGCCGGTCGGAAGGTACTTGGATGTTCCGAGAACCACCCCCACCGCG
It contains:
- a CDS encoding FHA domain-containing protein, which translates into the protein MVIGLEAVFLSGLRKGESVKLTAFPATIGRDPNSSLPLALQDQLASTRHAQIVHEGSSYLLRDVGSSNGTYHNGSRITEVRLKHADVIEFGVGGPKVRFDFIEQPEARLAPGAAVDRFEAATLAPSPAMAPNPSDVTISRKSTVPSDVVSPQSPPAVSTDAETVLDKQPYPPLPPPPPTPPPFASEATVAQVAQATPRNYEPPPVNAPGYDMPGYDAQVSMAPSVVPSPPQTSGKSNLVLFIVIGAVGLLFLLIVGAIAAYFLFLQ
- a CDS encoding electron transfer flavoprotein subunit alpha/FixB family protein, translating into MANGVLVFAEQRDGAFKKATYEALSEGARLAEKLGQPLSAVVIGSTIGHLAGEAAHYGASTVYVADVAPLAKYSTDGYAKVLVEAIHTAQPAVVLAPATAMGKDLAPRVAARLDVGLASDVVETQVENGVLTVVRPVYAGKAFATVTFRRSPAFATLRPNVFPAAAPDTSRTAEVRSIGATIVDAPQARVTDILAAAKGKIELTEASIIVSGGRGIKGPENYYLIQNLADALGGAAGASRAVVDAGWVDHSHQVGQTGKTVSPTLYIACGISGAIQHLAGMSSSKFIVAINKDPEAPIFKIADYGIVGDLFEVVPKLTEQVKTLRQN
- a CDS encoding electron transfer flavoprotein subunit beta/FixA family protein → MKITVCIKAVPETDTRIKIAADGCSIERTDVKFIISPYDEFALEEAVRLKESKGGQVIALSLGGDEVPNLLREALARGADEAIHISSAGIATDDPLCVGKTLAAALKALTPDIVFFGKHGVGGDNQQVHAIVAEKLGWPQVTVVTKLEVGDGRLRAEREIEGGIEVVETVLPAVIGAQKGLNEPRYPKLQSIMQAKKKPLVTKSLADFGLSAADVGPEAAGLTTLALRLPPPRQAGRKITGDPGQQASELLSALQSEVKVI
- a CDS encoding succinate--CoA ligase subunit alpha, whose amino-acid sequence is MGILVDENTHVVVQGITGREGSFVTNEMLRYGTKVLAGVTPGKGGEVVHGVPVYDTFKQALAAHPTINTSLVYVPPLSAKDAAIEAISNGIRLINIITERVPVHDTADLYSYAVSKGARVVGPTSVGILTPGKCKLGPIGGTNPDFQFKPGRIGIVSKSGSMTSETAWVLCQAGFGISTALSVGGDVIACSTFADLLPLFESDPDTDAVVMFGEPGGVYEEQAAELVKAGGFTKPLIAFIAGKFADAMPSGITFGHAGAIMEQGMGSPRQKVEALRAAGVRVADVHHEITALVAEALSERRATV
- a CDS encoding ATP-grasp domain-containing protein — its product is MNLYEYEGKSLFKKYGIRVPEGIFINAPQNTGNIEAFVEEVGEVAVKAQVLAGKRGKAGGIRFCKTAEGAELAVELLLHATIHGSESVGVLVEQRLSIVGEYYLSLTFDGYHRAPVVILSQQGGVDVEELTHRHPEKTVIRPIDSIFGLPEWKAREIAAEAGFREERMRKMADLMVRAYRCFRENDIRLLEINPVIETPKMNFFAADAVVILDDDAMTRHRDFNYPPRGGLGRPLTERELQAKLIDQNDYRGVAGKYIELDGDIAMMSAGGGGSITNMDALISYGGRPANYTEYGGNPPAEKVEKLTRVVLSKPGLTACWHVGAVANNTRVDITMEGFIAGLRAIRPPFPIVVRRGGPGWDEARAALERAREELHLDMTIFGPEMPMTESAKIVIQKSEEYKNKLRSLNC
- a CDS encoding UbiA-like polyprenyltransferase, which translates into the protein MMSTVLRNVKTTCEMIKIEHTLFALPFAFLGAFLAARGLPRLDQLLWITVAMVGARSAAMAFNRLVDEPYDAANPRTANRALPARLVSRSFVAGFTVAAATLLFLAAAMLNPLALWLSPIALGSVLFYSYTKRFTSFSHIVLGWCLAIAPAGAWVAIRGTLDDTAVLLALCVLLWTAGFDILYACQDYDFDRQHPTLHSIPKWLGIARAMQVARGLHAAMFAALVGLVWMTGLGWLALVGVLATGGLLIHQHRLVSPSDLSRLDAAFFTTNAFVSVILFLTLGADVAFLSR
- the hemW gene encoding radical SAM family heme chaperone HemW, translating into MASTSHIGSLGDAPQTMPRIGVYVHFPFCVTKCTYCAFVTRSYDHVLAERYVRALEQELRHFAEACATVPLAFPTRQADTLYVGGGTPSRLTPSQLARVLQSCRATFDFAPDTEVTLEINPGDAQPDRLEAYRALGVTRLSLGVQSFSDRDLALTGRDHSAQAAKRAFQAARNAGFDNISLDLIAGLPEQTLSDWRANLTEALALEPEHLSLYLLEVKAQTTLARQLATGRLPALDEDAAAEMYLVLLETLTQAGFDAYEISNFARPGYRARHNLKYWTDVPYAAFGVGAHGYDGDERYWNSERLEDYCSQIEQRHHAVITRTQRSAHDRWHEELMLGLRLDEGVAVAPLCAKHGIDLSAYRLVLDDLQAAGLVVITPDRLRLTIRGRLLSNEVFLAFL
- the pyrE gene encoding orotate phosphoribosyltransferase, which encodes MEALDMRRLLQETGALLTGHFLLSSGLHSPNYVQCARLLQFPTVAEPVGQALGARLQAVGGEPDVIVAPAIGGIVIAHEVARALGVRCVFVEREQGVMTLRRGFTLAEGERAFVVEDVVTTGGSTRETMAVVSQAGARTLAVGAIIDRSGGQSGFELPFASLIALSVPTYHATDCPLCQAGLPLIKPGSRTFKASE
- a CDS encoding cytochrome P450, whose amino-acid sequence is MEATLPTSTGKRLAPMPPDQHWLFGSFLPVRNDLLNFYTRMFRELGDIIRFRGLPGLYWHLVLHPAYVEHVLLRNQQNYRKGKVFDGPIGLITGNGLLTSDGDFWRRQRKLMQPSFHRQALTGFVTTMAAETETLFARWDAHAHRGEPFDVAQEMAALTLGIAGLTLFSTPVGESADAFGQNLRTAFDFVGFKMRPTLPVPLWVPTPSNLRFKAARRRLDAVVYQIIERRRKTLNPPPDLLTMLMAARDEDTGEAMSDLQLRDEVITLLLAGHETTAITLTWAFYVLTQEPVVAERLYEEVRSVLRGAEATVEDLRRLPYTRMVIEETMRLYPPAWGLPREAINEDEIGGYYIPGRTLVALNQFLTHRHPDFWEDPERFDPERFSPERAVGRPMFAYFPFGGGQRVCIGSQFALMEATLVLAMLTQRYRFKLVPGHPIEFDTLFTLRPKHGVRVICERRAGEPSAANLS
- a CDS encoding SanA/YdcF family protein, whose amino-acid sequence is MRRKPRLARWQWAILFGLALPPFLVFSANLWVVSSTYRRVFAHPAQMPANAVGVVLGTSKYLPTGGLNPYFQNRIQAAAELYHAGKVQHLILSGSNQSLAYDEPTEMRKSLRGLGIPDAAMTADYAGRRTLDSVVRARDIFGQSRFTIISDEFHVYRALFLCDRFGIAAIAYGAPNLPWSASARTRLREYGARCKAVLDVYLLDTQPRFRGDPIPLPITKDSLPTAPLPAAHK